DNA sequence from the Chloroflexota bacterium genome:
CCTGCGCTGCCTTCGCACCGTATTTTGACCGGCCTTTCTTCCTATCACGCACGCCCTGCGCGTCAAGGGCACCCCTGATGACATGATAGCGGACCCCGGGCAGGTCTTTCACGCGCCCGCCGCGGATCAGCACAACGGAGTGCTCCTGGAGGTTATGTCCCTCGCCCGGGATGTAAGCGGTCACTTCCATGCCGTTTGACAGGCGAACGCGCGCGA
Encoded proteins:
- the rpsL gene encoding 30S ribosomal protein S12; translation: MPTINQLIRKGRAKIRKKTTAPALRFQLNSLRGKVRRGRGSPQKRGVCVQVRTMTPKKPNSALRKIARVRLSNGMEVTAYIPGEGHNLQEHSVVLIRGGRVKDLPGVRYHVIRGALDAQGVRDRKKGRSKYGAKAAQGGAAGR